A genomic stretch from Candidatus Nitrososphaera gargensis Ga9.2 includes:
- a CDS encoding RNA-guided endonuclease InsQ/TnpB family protein, with protein MTTDDNVEKSIKIDVTKSVGIDVGLINWLALSDGRMIENPLDFDAQAKKIKKLQRNLSRKEKGSHNREKARVALAKAWRQVRRCRDDFVHKTSKMLVDEGYTLVVFEKLNIVNMVKNHNLASAIMDATWGKLRQLTAYKVERRGGRCITVNPSGTSQKCSGCGVETKEKLDLSIRTFECHSCGLVLDRDMNAAKNILKSGLEQARAETEPLLIRQRISKFQSRKQEAHVLRRG; from the coding sequence ATGACTACTGACGATAATGTTGAAAAATCTATCAAGATCGATGTAACAAAATCTGTCGGAATAGATGTTGGCTTGATTAATTGGCTCGCATTGAGTGACGGCAGAATGATAGAAAATCCACTAGACTTTGACGCACAGGCAAAGAAGATCAAGAAACTACAGAGGAATCTGTCACGCAAGGAGAAAGGTTCTCACAACAGGGAGAAGGCAAGGGTTGCTTTGGCAAAAGCGTGGAGGCAGGTGAGAAGATGTCGTGATGATTTTGTACACAAGACATCAAAAATGCTTGTAGATGAAGGATATACTCTAGTAGTATTTGAGAAACTGAATATCGTTAACATGGTAAAGAACCACAATCTAGCATCGGCAATAATGGATGCCACCTGGGGAAAGCTGCGCCAATTAACTGCCTATAAGGTAGAGCGGCGTGGCGGACGTTGCATAACAGTCAACCCAAGTGGTACATCGCAGAAATGCTCTGGGTGCGGAGTGGAAACAAAAGAAAAGCTTGACCTGTCGATACGCACGTTTGAATGTCATAGCTGTGGCCTTGTACTCGATAGAGACATGAACGCAGCAAAGAACATTCTGAAATCGGGTCTGGAACAGGCCCGTGCAGAGACAGAACCTCTACTTATCCGACAACGGATAAGCAAGTTTCAGTCGAGGAAGCAAGAAGCCCACGTCTTAAGACGTGGGTAG
- a CDS encoding metal ABC transporter permease, giving the protein MVLEILETAFIQRALVTGIAVAVICSAVGFFLVLRRHSLFGDALSHMAFGGIAVGLFTNIYPLWTAIVVSVLAALGMTKLRQSTKVPPDATVAVLLSSGLALGIVLVSISGGFSVDLFSFLFGSILLVSPDEVYIIIGLSAGIMAILLLLYRKFMYIAFDEEQAKVSGLQVSKLNYLFIVLASITVIASIRLVGILLISSLIVIPNITAMLFGKGFRKTAIISGAIAVSSVIAGILISYAANIATGGTIVLVLVMIFLAALVAKKAERTKRLAGIKAEA; this is encoded by the coding sequence ATGGTGCTGGAAATTCTAGAGACAGCATTTATTCAGAGAGCGCTTGTGACAGGCATAGCTGTCGCAGTCATATGCTCTGCTGTCGGCTTCTTTCTTGTCTTAAGAAGGCACTCTCTATTTGGCGACGCGCTGTCCCATATGGCATTTGGCGGAATTGCAGTCGGCCTGTTCACAAACATCTACCCTTTGTGGACTGCTATCGTAGTATCCGTCCTAGCAGCGCTGGGTATGACGAAGCTCAGGCAATCTACTAAAGTGCCACCTGATGCAACTGTGGCTGTCCTTCTTTCGTCAGGTCTTGCATTGGGAATAGTGCTTGTGAGCATATCAGGCGGCTTTAGCGTAGACCTGTTCAGCTTTCTTTTCGGAAGCATACTGCTTGTGAGCCCAGATGAAGTTTACATCATCATTGGGCTGTCAGCCGGAATAATGGCCATATTGCTTCTGCTCTACCGCAAGTTCATGTACATAGCGTTTGACGAGGAGCAGGCAAAGGTCAGCGGGCTGCAAGTGTCAAAACTGAACTATCTTTTCATAGTGCTTGCAAGCATCACAGTCATTGCGTCCATAAGGCTAGTGGGCATACTGCTGATTTCTTCTCTCATAGTCATACCAAACATAACAGCGATGCTGTTTGGAAAGGGCTTTCGCAAGACTGCAATAATCTCAGGAGCAATAGCTGTCTCTTCAGTCATTGCAGGCATACTGATATCCTATGCAGCAAACATAGCCACAGGCGGGACAATAGTGCTTGTGCTTGTGATGATATTCCTCGCAGCCCTTGTTGCAAAGAAGGCTGAAAGAACCAAGAGGCTCGCAGGCATTAAAGCTGAAGCATAA
- a CDS encoding sensor histidine kinase — MKIRAKLTIVTISLIIASIVIPSIIALESFSQELESQITHNLEQESIRSIDKISRFLFERQGDIKLLTDPSNSIMRGPSISQKLEYLQSVEKTYQVYSAFSIYDKNGIKIADTHDFSIGADSSNEPFFVNAMKGNIHYDSVPTFSNDVGQYVMHFSGPLLNEDGNIDGVLAGIIPISRIYDIVEQASQSRENLQADLVSSGGLVIYSNYDKEAIMQKNLSYLPIFGKIAVSGNPSESYIGSVNDVDEAEFFSNDETIYVAASEQGFLDYKGNQWILIIAVPTEVAFKEVTQLQNNFIIVAIAILSAAIIPVIIFSKAYTQSLIKLKNAAAEIAKGNFDIAVEINSNDEIGELSQQFDKMKNDLKDRERLKDEFINIAAHELRSPLQPIISYNELALKGLMDKDEALRIIDSESQRFIKLANDILDVTRIEGGALSYNMQRIKIIDIISRIVSSTKISDKLGSDVSIDLVKDKISDAVEVYGDENRLSQVFMNIIDNAVKFTRKGRIRIETRVQENKLGIKISDTGGGIPAEIMPKLFGKFVTKSVQGGTEHGTGLGLFISKAIVTAHGGEIYAQNNSEGGATFTILLPIADGGVFN; from the coding sequence ATGAAGATCAGAGCCAAGCTGACCATTGTCACGATTTCACTGATCATAGCTTCCATAGTAATCCCTTCAATAATAGCGCTGGAATCCTTTTCGCAAGAACTGGAGTCACAAATCACCCACAACTTAGAGCAGGAAAGCATCAGGAGCATAGACAAGATATCAAGATTTCTGTTCGAACGGCAGGGAGACATCAAGCTACTTACTGATCCTAGCAATAGCATAATGAGAGGACCATCAATATCTCAAAAACTTGAATACCTTCAATCGGTTGAGAAGACTTATCAGGTGTATTCTGCTTTTTCAATATACGACAAAAACGGGATAAAGATCGCGGACACACATGATTTCTCGATTGGCGCAGACAGCTCAAATGAACCATTTTTTGTAAACGCCATGAAAGGAAACATCCACTATGATTCGGTTCCCACTTTCTCAAACGATGTTGGTCAGTATGTTATGCACTTTTCAGGCCCGCTGCTTAATGAGGATGGCAACATAGACGGCGTGCTGGCAGGCATAATACCTATCAGCAGAATATATGATATCGTCGAACAGGCTTCACAGAGCAGAGAGAATTTGCAGGCAGACTTGGTTTCATCAGGCGGACTGGTCATTTACTCTAACTATGACAAAGAAGCGATTATGCAGAAGAATTTGTCGTACCTGCCAATATTTGGCAAGATAGCCGTTTCTGGCAACCCTTCAGAATCTTACATTGGCAGCGTGAATGATGTTGACGAGGCAGAATTCTTTAGCAACGATGAAACCATCTATGTAGCAGCAAGTGAGCAGGGTTTTCTAGATTACAAAGGAAATCAATGGATTCTAATTATAGCAGTTCCTACTGAAGTTGCATTTAAAGAAGTAACGCAATTGCAAAACAATTTCATTATTGTTGCGATAGCAATCCTGTCTGCGGCTATTATCCCAGTCATCATATTCTCCAAAGCTTATACACAATCGCTGATAAAACTCAAAAACGCAGCAGCTGAAATTGCCAAGGGCAACTTTGACATCGCCGTTGAAATAAACAGCAACGACGAAATTGGAGAGTTATCACAGCAATTCGATAAAATGAAGAACGACTTAAAAGACAGGGAGCGATTGAAAGATGAATTCATCAACATCGCTGCTCATGAGTTGAGGTCGCCGCTTCAGCCAATCATCAGCTATAACGAGCTTGCATTGAAAGGCTTGATGGATAAAGACGAAGCGCTCAGAATTATTGATTCAGAGTCTCAGAGGTTTATCAAGCTGGCAAACGACATCCTTGATGTAACTAGAATTGAAGGTGGAGCGCTGTCATACAATATGCAGAGAATCAAGATTATCGATATAATCAGCAGGATTGTGAGCTCGACAAAAATTTCTGACAAGCTTGGTAGCGATGTATCCATTGACCTTGTCAAGGACAAAATAAGCGATGCCGTAGAAGTCTATGGAGATGAAAATCGCCTCAGCCAAGTTTTCATGAACATCATAGACAACGCAGTCAAATTCACAAGAAAAGGCAGAATCAGGATAGAGACGCGCGTTCAAGAAAACAAGCTTGGGATAAAGATTAGCGACACAGGTGGAGGAATTCCTGCTGAGATAATGCCGAAGCTTTTTGGCAAGTTTGTCACAAAAAGCGTCCAAGGCGGCACCGAACATGGCACCGGCCTCGGGCTATTTATTAGCAAAGCGATAGTGACAGCACACGGCGGAGAAATTTATGCTCAGAACAACAGCGAAGGCGGGGCTACGTTTACCATTCTGCTTCCTATTGCAGACGGCGGAGTGTTCAACTAA
- the tatA gene encoding twin-arginine translocase TatA/TatE family subunit yields the protein MVAEGLSGLIMQFVGGWEWIIIIGLIVVVFFGAKKIPELARSFGKATAEFEKARIEAKRELQEMKSEGRVGREKLEAIADSLGIDYTNKNDEELRAAIEVELNKSKQ from the coding sequence ATGGTTGCAGAAGGACTGTCAGGTCTCATAATGCAGTTCGTCGGAGGCTGGGAATGGATAATCATTATCGGCCTCATTGTAGTGGTCTTTTTCGGAGCGAAAAAGATCCCCGAGCTTGCAAGGTCATTTGGCAAGGCAACAGCCGAGTTTGAAAAGGCCAGGATTGAAGCCAAGCGCGAGCTCCAGGAAATGAAAAGCGAGGGCCGCGTCGGCAGGGAAAAGCTCGAAGCCATAGCTGACTCGCTTGGCATTGACTACACCAACAAGAACGACGAAGAGCTAAGGGCTGCAATCGAAGTAGAGCTGAACAAGAGCAAGCAGTAG
- a CDS encoding CopG family ribbon-helix-helix protein, with amino-acid sequence MSKGVTIVSVSLNEDIIGEIDKLQKELGFSGRSEIVRAGLRSLIAEEKERKNLAGNVHAVMLVIHDEKSDNEVNEMGHSFDSIITTHIHNKTGRDKCLEVFLLKGDAKEINEMVKRFKTNRKMDHVRLLPM; translated from the coding sequence ATGAGTAAAGGCGTGACCATAGTCAGCGTATCGCTGAATGAAGACATCATAGGAGAGATTGATAAGCTGCAGAAGGAGCTCGGGTTCTCTGGTCGCTCTGAAATAGTGAGAGCCGGCCTGCGCAGTCTCATTGCAGAAGAAAAAGAGCGGAAGAACCTCGCAGGCAACGTTCATGCGGTGATGCTTGTGATCCATGACGAAAAGTCAGACAACGAAGTAAATGAGATGGGTCACTCGTTCGACAGCATCATCACAACCCACATACACAACAAGACTGGGAGAGACAAGTGCTTGGAGGTGTTCCTTCTGAAAGGCGATGCTAAAGAAATAAATGAAATGGTCAAGCGCTTCAAAACTAACAGGAAAATGGATCATGTCCGGCTGCTGCCAATGTAG
- a CDS encoding formate--phosphoribosylaminoimidazolecarboxamide ligase family protein translates to MIGLQQIASIVDRYDPKNVTVGTIGSHSALEVMDGAKDEGMKTVCICQKGRDLPYRRFKRLADEIILLDKFSDIMNRENQERLRELNTIMVAHRAFTAYLGYDNIENNLKVPIFGNRSLLRAEERTAPRNQYYLLEKAGIRHPKLYRKSSDIDGPAMIKVQEAKRKLERAFFIVSSYEDYKKKSKQKIEQGLVTKQDLDKATIEEYVPGTYFNLNYFVSPLTGETEFLGIERRLQTNVHDFVSLPARQQIEMDLPQPSNIEVGHTPASIRESLLEKVFEMGDKFAVAVRKEYPPGVIGPISLQSVVTTDLDFVVYDVSLRVPGNPIMATTSPYTKYYYGHTMGVGRRIAMEIKDAAAQRKLRDIVT, encoded by the coding sequence TTGATCGGCCTCCAGCAGATCGCATCCATTGTCGACCGGTATGACCCGAAGAATGTCACTGTGGGCACCATCGGCAGCCACTCGGCGCTTGAAGTGATGGACGGCGCCAAGGACGAAGGCATGAAGACGGTGTGCATCTGTCAGAAGGGGAGAGACCTGCCGTACAGGCGCTTCAAACGTCTGGCCGACGAAATCATACTGCTTGACAAGTTTTCCGACATTATGAACAGGGAGAACCAGGAAAGGCTCAGAGAGCTCAATACCATAATGGTGGCGCACCGGGCCTTTACCGCTTACCTTGGATATGACAACATCGAGAACAATCTGAAGGTCCCGATATTTGGCAACAGGTCGCTTTTGCGCGCAGAGGAGCGCACCGCGCCGCGCAACCAATACTACCTTCTGGAGAAGGCAGGCATCCGCCACCCAAAGCTCTACCGCAAGTCTTCCGATATTGATGGGCCGGCCATGATCAAGGTGCAAGAAGCAAAGCGGAAGCTAGAAAGGGCGTTTTTCATCGTGTCGTCGTACGAAGACTACAAGAAAAAGTCAAAGCAAAAGATCGAGCAGGGGCTCGTCACCAAGCAGGATCTTGACAAGGCGACGATAGAGGAATACGTGCCAGGCACGTATTTCAACCTGAATTACTTTGTGTCCCCGCTCACCGGTGAAACCGAGTTCCTCGGAATCGAAAGGAGGCTGCAGACCAACGTGCACGACTTTGTGTCGCTCCCAGCAAGGCAGCAGATTGAGATGGACCTGCCGCAGCCATCGAACATCGAAGTTGGGCACACACCGGCGAGCATCCGAGAGTCGCTCCTTGAGAAGGTCTTTGAGATGGGCGACAAGTTTGCAGTCGCAGTCAGAAAAGAGTACCCACCGGGGGTGATCGGGCCGATCTCGCTGCAGAGCGTCGTGACGACCGACCTTGATTTTGTAGTGTATGACGTGTCCTTGCGGGTGCCGGGCAACCCCATAATGGCGACGACTAGCCCATACACCAAATATTATTACGGCCACACGATGGGAGTCGGCCGCAGGATCGCGATGGAGATCAAGGATGCGGCGGCGCAGAGGAAGTTGCGTGACATCGTCACCTGA
- a CDS encoding RNA-guided endonuclease InsQ/TnpB family protein — MTKRTYKFRLYPTEEQVKKLEDTIETCRHLYNDSLGERRVDWDVGFYEQKQLLTLRKQDSKYLKQVHSQVLQDVILRLDKAYQAFFKKLAKYPKFKRKDKYNSFTYPQYNNGWKIKDNNKLVLSCIGSIKIKMHRIPIGTLKSCTIVRDVDQ, encoded by the coding sequence ATGACAAAAAGAACATACAAGTTTCGTCTCTATCCAACGGAAGAACAGGTGAAAAAATTGGAAGATACTATCGAAACATGCAGGCATCTCTACAATGATTCACTTGGCGAAAGGCGTGTAGATTGGGATGTCGGATTCTATGAACAGAAACAGCTACTGACTCTGAGAAAGCAGGACAGCAAATATCTAAAGCAGGTACACAGCCAGGTGCTGCAAGATGTTATCCTGAGGCTAGACAAGGCGTATCAGGCATTCTTCAAGAAACTTGCCAAGTATCCCAAATTCAAAAGGAAAGACAAGTACAATTCATTTACATATCCTCAATACAACAATGGTTGGAAAATCAAGGACAACAATAAGCTTGTGTTATCGTGCATAGGTTCCATTAAAATTAAGATGCACAGGATACCTATTGGTACATTGAAAAGCTGTACCATAGTAAGAGATGTCGATCAATAG
- a CDS encoding HEAT repeat domain-containing protein encodes MAYDRIKLFEEMEKQFEIKNEQYFKELLDHPDSVVRTRAVCILADIAGENAVSPIGKVLKEDKNALVRHEAAFSLGQLGFTSGITALANAVRSDPSFFVRHEAAVALGVIGSEEARKVLNDALKDESEEVRESAVVALANLDYIRNTNSNSRFTKMTGG; translated from the coding sequence ATGGCATATGACAGGATCAAGCTATTCGAGGAGATGGAAAAGCAATTTGAGATTAAGAATGAGCAGTACTTCAAGGAGCTGCTGGACCATCCAGATTCGGTTGTCCGCACGCGCGCAGTCTGCATCCTCGCCGATATTGCCGGCGAAAACGCAGTCAGCCCCATAGGCAAAGTGCTAAAGGAGGACAAGAATGCGTTGGTAAGGCACGAAGCAGCGTTTTCATTGGGCCAGCTGGGTTTTACAAGCGGGATTACTGCCCTTGCTAACGCAGTTAGGTCGGATCCGAGCTTTTTCGTCCGGCACGAGGCGGCAGTCGCACTGGGAGTCATTGGCTCGGAAGAGGCAAGAAAGGTACTTAACGACGCCTTAAAGGATGAGAGTGAAGAGGTAAGAGAGTCCGCAGTCGTGGCCCTTGCGAATCTTGACTACATCAGAAACACAAATAGCAACAGCCGGTTCACAAAGATGACGGGCGGATAG
- the tatC gene encoding twin-arginine translocase subunit TatC, with protein MAAGMTIREHIEELRTRVFRVALSIIIITVFAMTFDLRPVEVAGLPLAYPYPDPIHNISTRLTFYMQDTLLPEGVGLIQTAPGQAFFAQIYVSALIGLIASIPIIVREISAFISPAISTKTKIGVLNIFLPAVALFVTGLVFSYFVVIPFTLNFLYQYGEALNVATFLTINDFISFVMQFFLGFGVAFQLPIVMYGISMTDAVSPRFWRDNFRYAALILVIFGAIITPDGSGVTMWFVAGPMLVLYAAGMLVVERRAAVKTNT; from the coding sequence ATGGCCGCAGGGATGACCATCCGGGAGCACATTGAGGAGCTTCGGACAAGGGTGTTCAGGGTTGCGCTCTCGATAATCATCATCACTGTTTTTGCCATGACATTTGACCTCCGGCCCGTAGAGGTCGCCGGCCTGCCGCTTGCATACCCGTACCCTGACCCGATACACAACATTTCCACCCGGCTTACGTTCTACATGCAGGACACTCTGCTCCCGGAGGGCGTTGGCCTCATCCAGACCGCCCCCGGGCAGGCGTTCTTTGCCCAGATATACGTGTCTGCACTGATAGGGCTTATCGCGTCGATACCCATTATCGTTAGGGAAATATCCGCGTTCATTTCGCCGGCGATAAGCACCAAGACGAAAATCGGGGTGTTAAACATCTTTCTTCCTGCAGTCGCGCTGTTTGTCACAGGTCTTGTATTTTCCTATTTTGTAGTCATACCATTCACCCTCAACTTTCTGTACCAGTACGGCGAGGCTCTTAACGTCGCGACCTTCCTCACGATAAACGACTTTATCTCGTTTGTAATGCAGTTCTTCCTCGGCTTTGGGGTCGCCTTCCAGCTGCCGATAGTGATGTACGGCATCTCGATGACAGACGCAGTTTCGCCCCGCTTTTGGCGCGACAACTTCCGCTATGCCGCCCTAATACTGGTGATATTTGGGGCCATAATCACCCCCGATGGGAGCGGGGTGACGATGTGGTTCGTGGCCGGTCCTATGCTCGTGCTGTACGCCGCAGGCATGCTGGTTGTTGAGAGAAGGGCGGCTGTCAAAACTAACACTTAA
- a CDS encoding potassium transporter TrkG: MQDPLERPVASYATNRFLLIDGRTNVAVAVRQMQVNKMEAIVVTHGGSPVGIVTDSDILEKVVIKGEDSDEVLLKDVMTSPIITLPKGSTGKEALESMKSNKIKRILITDRENGGNDRIIGMVTQKTLANAVRTSVIERTFRKYRASIRERYKPVLGNLGFVMQFAGILMVVPAFLGTAHEEFAPTTGMYLAVVGMFSTGFVLNAYGERGPLSLKEASILVISSFILLSFFGSFPYMYLNPFWPEIDGLSLFVNSFFESISGFTTTGMTMITQPENLPQSFVFFRSYTQWIGGLSFIYLIMAIFYPEKKLKAIRGVLGGDALEYRQLIVTIVLIFSAYTAVLFLILLFLNVSNPVYDISLVFSAIVGGGFTPDSTIVSVGNIVHLLVASVAMIISALPFAFHYSIFYKSMRIRKIGIEVLAYIVLLVTSAAILAAIAGIEWLPAAFHSVSASTNTGFQFVDIQVLPTEAKIVMIVLMLIGGTAFSTAGGIKIGRFLLLFQKLVKRTDMIETPSSISRLAVVPDQAIDFKAKKESDKLLRETLLVIALFPAVAVLSGLALGYLNNANTLDAVFSSTSSLTNTGLQVGLVSMDSDLITKSILAANMIAGRFEIIAILYIFFASLRRV; this comes from the coding sequence ATGCAAGACCCGTTAGAGCGACCAGTGGCATCTTATGCGACTAACCGCTTTTTGCTGATAGACGGACGGACTAATGTTGCAGTGGCGGTCAGGCAGATGCAGGTAAACAAGATGGAGGCCATTGTCGTAACTCACGGCGGCTCTCCTGTTGGAATTGTTACTGATAGCGACATCCTTGAGAAGGTGGTAATCAAAGGCGAGGATTCTGACGAGGTATTGCTGAAAGATGTCATGACATCTCCCATCATAACGCTGCCAAAGGGTTCGACTGGAAAAGAAGCACTTGAATCGATGAAGTCCAACAAGATAAAGCGCATTCTCATAACCGACAGGGAAAACGGAGGAAACGACCGGATAATAGGAATGGTCACACAAAAGACGTTGGCAAACGCTGTTCGGACTTCGGTCATTGAAAGGACTTTTCGCAAATACAGGGCGAGTATAAGGGAGCGTTACAAGCCAGTCCTTGGGAACCTCGGATTTGTCATGCAGTTTGCAGGCATCCTGATGGTAGTTCCTGCCTTCCTTGGAACCGCGCATGAAGAATTCGCCCCTACTACAGGCATGTACCTTGCAGTCGTTGGCATGTTTTCAACAGGCTTTGTGCTAAATGCGTATGGTGAACGCGGCCCGCTGAGCCTGAAGGAAGCGTCCATTCTTGTAATTTCCAGCTTTATCCTGCTGAGCTTCTTTGGCAGCTTTCCATATATGTACTTGAACCCATTCTGGCCAGAGATAGATGGTCTTTCCCTGTTTGTAAATAGCTTTTTTGAAAGCATCTCCGGATTCACCACTACAGGTATGACCATGATAACCCAGCCAGAGAACCTGCCCCAAAGTTTTGTGTTCTTCCGGTCCTATACGCAGTGGATAGGCGGTCTGAGTTTCATTTACCTGATCATGGCTATTTTCTACCCAGAGAAAAAACTGAAGGCCATAAGGGGAGTACTTGGCGGCGACGCGCTCGAGTATAGGCAGCTCATTGTAACCATAGTACTAATCTTTAGCGCATATACTGCCGTGCTCTTTCTCATACTCTTGTTCTTAAATGTATCAAATCCTGTCTACGATATATCGCTTGTATTTAGTGCCATTGTGGGTGGCGGCTTTACTCCGGATTCGACAATTGTTTCTGTTGGCAATATAGTTCATCTGCTTGTGGCCAGCGTGGCAATGATAATATCGGCCCTACCGTTTGCTTTCCATTATTCTATTTTTTACAAGAGCATGCGCATCAGGAAAATAGGCATCGAGGTTCTGGCATATATTGTGCTTCTGGTGACGTCTGCAGCAATTCTTGCGGCTATTGCAGGGATTGAATGGTTGCCAGCGGCCTTCCATTCGGTCAGTGCGTCCACGAATACAGGATTTCAATTCGTAGATATCCAAGTGCTGCCAACTGAAGCGAAAATCGTTATGATAGTGCTGATGCTTATAGGAGGAACGGCATTTTCTACTGCAGGAGGCATAAAGATAGGACGGTTTTTGCTGCTATTTCAAAAGCTTGTCAAAAGAACAGACATGATCGAAACTCCTTCCTCGATTTCAAGACTTGCAGTCGTACCTGATCAAGCGATAGATTTTAAAGCGAAAAAAGAATCAGATAAACTGCTCAGAGAGACGCTACTTGTCATCGCGCTTTTTCCCGCAGTAGCTGTGCTAAGCGGCCTTGCTCTTGGCTACCTCAATAATGCCAATACCCTTGATGCAGTATTCAGCTCAACCTCTTCGCTTACCAATACAGGGCTCCAAGTTGGATTGGTCTCTATGGATTCCGACTTGATTACCAAATCCATACTTGCAGCAAACATGATAGCAGGCAGATTTGAGATCATTGCAATTCTCTACATATTCTTTGCATCGCTAAGAAGAGTATAA
- a CDS encoding metal ABC transporter solute-binding protein, Zn/Mn family: MDKKIIVGIAAAAVAVAIAVGVIAISTQPQPLASGDTEKVKVIASFFPLYDFASNVGGDKADVSVIVPAGIEPHDWEPTPRNIADAGNADLIIYNGAGFEGWVAQLNAKNAVDTSRGIELMEGEHEEEGEAKEEGHEESALDPHIWLDPVLAKKQVESIRNGLIQVDSANADYYRQNAQQYIAELDSLDAFIRSELSNCEKTDFIAFHNAFSYFAKRYGLTQHSVHEGLSPEGEVLPQRISEIKQLATSLGINIIYSEDLVDPRLANVIASEIPNGQVLVLSPIEGLDREEQEKGFGYIEKMRQNVENLKVGLKCQS, encoded by the coding sequence ATGGACAAGAAGATTATTGTAGGAATCGCTGCTGCGGCAGTAGCAGTTGCTATAGCTGTCGGGGTTATTGCAATATCAACCCAACCGCAGCCTCTGGCCTCAGGCGACACTGAAAAAGTAAAAGTCATCGCTTCATTCTTCCCGCTCTATGATTTTGCCAGCAATGTGGGAGGCGACAAGGCTGACGTTTCTGTAATAGTGCCGGCCGGCATAGAGCCCCATGACTGGGAACCCACGCCCAGAAACATAGCAGATGCAGGGAATGCCGATCTGATAATCTATAACGGAGCAGGTTTCGAAGGCTGGGTGGCACAATTGAATGCCAAGAATGCTGTCGACACAAGCAGAGGCATTGAGCTCATGGAAGGTGAGCATGAAGAGGAAGGCGAGGCTAAGGAAGAGGGGCACGAAGAGTCTGCACTTGACCCCCACATCTGGCTTGATCCTGTGCTTGCAAAGAAGCAGGTCGAGTCAATAAGGAACGGGCTCATTCAGGTCGATTCAGCAAATGCAGACTATTACAGGCAGAACGCCCAGCAGTATATAGCCGAGCTTGATTCTCTGGATGCATTCATCAGGTCAGAGCTTTCTAATTGTGAGAAGACTGATTTCATAGCCTTCCACAACGCCTTCAGCTATTTTGCCAAGAGGTATGGCTTAACGCAGCACAGCGTTCACGAAGGCCTGTCGCCTGAAGGCGAAGTGCTTCCCCAGAGGATATCCGAGATAAAGCAGCTGGCCACTTCGCTTGGCATAAATATCATATACTCAGAGGATCTGGTAGACCCTAGGCTTGCAAATGTGATAGCAAGCGAGATACCGAATGGACAGGTGCTTGTGCTGAGCCCGATAGAAGGATTGGACAGAGAAGAGCAGGAGAAGGGCTTTGGATACATCGAAAAGATGAGGCAAAATGTGGAGAACCTCAAGGTGGGCCTAAAGTGCCAATCATAG
- a CDS encoding metal ABC transporter ATP-binding protein produces MIDAVKVDRVSYDYGQGKILDDISFSVEEGDLLGMIGPNGAGKTTLFNCMLGLIEDYDGRIEIFGEDIRKSRKVLQQIGYVPQKKSIEQGFPATVEDIVSLGATRKPSKGNISQAIETVGLLDFKDRRIGELSGGQQQRVFIAKALVNEPRLMILDEPATGIDQETQNKFYSLVKKLNKENHITIIWSSHDLEAINSIANKVACINRSMFFHGKSHEFFDNPELLRKYSESSMQAHMHDHYHHHH; encoded by the coding sequence ATCATAGATGCAGTGAAAGTGGACAGAGTAAGTTACGATTACGGCCAGGGCAAGATACTTGACGACATATCATTTTCAGTAGAGGAAGGAGATCTGCTTGGCATGATAGGTCCAAACGGCGCTGGCAAGACAACGCTTTTCAACTGCATGCTGGGTCTGATTGAAGATTACGATGGAAGGATAGAGATATTTGGCGAAGACATTCGAAAGAGCAGAAAAGTGCTCCAGCAGATAGGCTACGTTCCGCAAAAGAAATCAATAGAGCAAGGATTTCCCGCAACAGTGGAAGATATTGTGTCACTCGGAGCCACAAGAAAGCCGTCTAAAGGAAATATTTCTCAGGCTATTGAAACAGTGGGTCTTTTGGATTTCAAAGACAGAAGGATAGGCGAACTATCAGGCGGCCAGCAGCAGCGCGTCTTCATAGCCAAGGCCCTTGTGAACGAGCCTAGGCTTATGATACTGGATGAGCCGGCTACAGGCATTGACCAAGAGACTCAGAACAAGTTTTACTCGCTTGTGAAAAAGTTGAACAAAGAAAACCACATCACAATAATCTGGTCTTCGCATGATTTGGAAGCTATAAACAGCATTGCCAACAAGGTGGCATGCATAAACAGGAGCATGTTCTTCCACGGCAAGTCGCATGAGTTCTTTGACAATCCAGAGCTGCTCAGAAAATATTCCGAGTCGAGCATGCAGGCTCACATGCACGACCATTATCACCATCATCACTGA